The genomic DNA GACCCCCGGACACAAGAATGCCGCGCATCCACCCGGATGCGCGGCATTGTTTTTCAGGCAGGCAGGAAGCGCCTAGAACAGCCCTTCGATGTAGCCCTGATCATTGAGGAAGATCTTTTCCGACGAAGGCACCTTCGGCAGGCCGGGCATCGTCATGATCTCGCCGGTGATCACCACGATGAAGCCGGCGCCGGCGGCCAGCCGCACTTCACGGATCGGCACAGCATGGCCTGTCGGCGCACCGCGCAGGTTCGGATCGGTCGAGAAGGAATACTGCGTCTTTGCCATGCAGATCGGCAGATGGCCGTAACCCTGATCTTCCCAGCTGCGCAGCTGGTCGCGCACCGACTTGTCGGCAATCACCTCGCTCGCATGGTAGATGTCCTTGGCGATCGTCTCGATCTTGTGGAAGAGCGACATGTCGTCGGGGTAAAGCGGCGAGAACTGCGAGTGTCCGCCCTCGGCAAGTGCCGCCACCTTCATCGCCAGCTCCTCGATGCCGGCGGAGCCCTCGGCCCAATGGCGGCAGAGCACCGCTTCGGCGCCAAGCGTCGCCACATAATCCTTGATAGCCTGCACTTCGGCCTCGGTATCGGAGGTGAAGTGGTTGATCGCGACGATGACGGGTACGCCGAACTTCTTGACGTTCTGCACATGCCGGCCAAGGTTGGCGCAGCCCTTGCGCAGCGCCTCCAGATTTTCCTTCCCGAGGTCGTCCTTCTTGACGCCGCCGTTCATCTTGATCGCGCGGACGGTCGCGACCAGCACCGCGGCATCCGGCTTCAGCCCGGCCTTGCGGCACTTGATGTCGAAGAATTTTTCCGCGCCGAGATCGGCGCCGAAGCCGGCTTCGGTCACCACATAGTCGGCAAGCTTCAGTGCCGTCGTCGTCGCAATCACCGAGTTGCAGCCATGGGCGATGTTGGCAAAGGGGCCGCCATGGACGAAGGCGGGGTTGTTTTCGAGGGTCTGCACCAGGTTTGGCTGAATAGCATCCTTGAGCAGCACCGCCATCGCCCCATCGGCCTTGATGTCGCGCGCAAAGACCGGGCTCTTGTCACGGCGGTAGCCGATGATGATGTTGCCAAGCCGCTGCTCGAGATCCCTAAGATCCGCCGAAAGGCAGAGGATCGCCATGACTTCGGAGGCAACGGTGATGTCGAAGCCGGTCTCGCGTGGATAACCGTTGGCGATCCCGCCGAGCGAGCCGACGATGTTGCGCAGTGCGCGGTCGTTCATGTCCATCACCCGCCGCCACGAAATACGACGGACGTCTATGTTCTGCTCGTTGCCCCAGTAGATGTGATTGTCGAGCAGCGCCGCCAGCAGGTTGTGCGCCGAGGTGATCGCGTGGAAATCGCCGGTGAAGTGGAGGTTCATGTCCTCCATCGGCACAACCTGCGCATAACCGCCGCCGGCAGCACCGCCCTTGACGCCGAAGCAGGGCCCGAGGGACGCCTCGCGGATGCAGATGATCGCCTTCTTGCCGATGCGGTTCAGCCCATCGCCGAGGCCCACGGTCGTTGTCGTCTTGCCTTCGCCTGCCGGCGTCGGGTTGATCGCCGTCACCAGGATCAGATGGCCGTTCTTCTTCCCGCGCTGGCGGGCGATGAAATCGGCGCTGATCTTCGCCTTGTCATGGCCGTAGGGCAACAGGTCCTCCGGCGGTATGCCGAGTGCGGCCCCGATCTCCAGGATCGGCTTTTTCTTCGCCGCGCGCGCAATCTCGATATCGGACTTGACCTCCGCCATGACAGTTCCCTCCCCAGGGTCTCGTTTTTACCCGCGCCTTTCAAGGCGCAGTTCATGATACCGGAGCGGGATGAGGAAACGCGTCTGCGGTTTTCGACCCGCGTCCCGCTTGAACTCAAGTAATCGGCAGCGCCCGGATACTCGGGCGCCACCTTACCGTTCGGTCTTAGCGCGCGAGGATGTCGCGCATCTCGACGATGTTGGAGCGGACGCGCAGCGTATAGAAGCCCATCGTCGCCAGATGCGTCGGCATGATCCAGCCGGCTTCCTCGCCATTGGAGATGATCCATGGCTGGATGCGGAGTGCTGCCCGCAGTTGCTTGATCGTTTCCGTCCAGATCGGCAACAGGCCGCGCTGGGCGACGACGTTGTCGAAGTCGGCACCGGCGGCCGAAAGGATGCCGTAGTAGCCGTAGAGCTGGCCATAGGCGAACCAGAAGCGGTCATCCGCACGCGTGTCGAACCAGCCGCCATTGTGGTTTTCCGAGCGCTCGCGCAGGATCGCCGAGGTGTTGCCGAGGTCGTTGGCGACACGGTCGAGGAACTCGACGAGGTTATCGGAGCGGCCGTCGAAAATCGCCTCACACTTGCTGAGCGAGGTGTTGAAAGACCTCAGATCCTTCATCGCCGCGCGATAGAAGCTCGGCGTCGGAGTTTTCGGACCGAACGGGTTGATCCCGAAGTACCAGGTCTCTTCATCGAACTGCATGTTGCCGCGCGCGCTCTGCAGGGCGTTGTTGATGCCCGAGGTGCCGCGCATGCGACCGAGCGAGTCGACGAGCTCCACGGAAGTACGGCGGATCGCCTGGTTGACCCCGCGCTGGAACGACGCCTTGTTGTCGAGCCAGGGCGTGTCGTCCCAGTCGAGCCCGAAGAGACCGACCTTGTAGAGCAGCATCGACGAGATCCAGGCATTCTCGTTGACATTGAAATCGATGAGGTCGGCGGTGACATCGACGATCGCCGACGTCTGGCACACGGTGCCGGCCGGCAGTTGAACGGCCGCGAGCGCCTCCGGCGTCGATTCCATCGGCTGCGTTGCGACACCCGCAAGGTTGTTGGCAGTGCCGCCGGTCGTCGACTGTCCCGTCGACGTCGCACCGGGGCCGCTCATCGGCGAGCCGGCGGGCACCTTGCGCTCTGCCAGCTTGTACTGGTCGATGTAGTCTTCGTTGAAGTTCGTCCAGGCCTGGGTCTGCCAGATGAAGTAGCCGTAGAACAGGACCAGACCGATGAGGATGAGGCCGATCGGCCCCTTGAGCAGCCAGCTGCGCTGCCGGTACCAGTTGCCCGCCGCCACGAAGGGCCAAAGCAGCCAGGCAACGACGAGCCCGATGCCGCGCCCGATCGCGGTGAAGACACGCTGGAAAAACGCAACGATCGGATCGAACATGTCCTATTCCTCTCTGAGCCCATAGAGCTTGTGGCGGAAGGCCGCCTTGTCTTTCAGATATGTGCCGGTCAGCGTCGCCACAACATACTCCTTGAAGGTTTCGCTATAACGCTCGTAGGCGTCGTAGAAACCTTGCTTGTCGAAGACGAAGCGCGAGACGAAATCGCGGGGCACGAGCTGGGATATCAACCGGTTGACCAGCCACTGGTCCGGATGGGTGGGTGCTGCGCGCACCAACATGAAGCGATTTGCCGGCGCCACGTCCTGCATCCTGATCGTGCCGGTGGCAGCGACCGTGCGGATCATCTCCTGCAGGAACGGATAGGCGCCGTCTTTCGCGACCGCGGCGGCATATCGGTGCATCCAGGTCTGCAGCCAGATCCGGTCGGCATTGGCAAGATCGGCCGTCGGGTCGCTCTCGTTGATCAGCCCGCGCACCACCATGTCTGCGCGGTGCTGATAGAGCCCGGAATCCTCGACCCAGGAGGCCTGCGGCAGTTGCAGCCGCTTGGTCGAGGCGAGGAAATCGTAGATCCGGGCGTGATCGTTTATGGCGATATAGCTCACCTGCCAGGGCCGCGAGCGGCGGAAGCCTGGCACCGAGGGGTCGCAGATGACTGTCGTCGTCTTGTCGTCGAGAAAGACATAGACGCCGCCGAAATGATTGGCCCAGAAGGCTTCGTGATGGAAGACGAGCTGATCCGGCACCAGTGCGTTCTGGCGGATATCGCCGGTCTGCTTGGCAAGCTCGACCATGCGCGTCAGCATCTCGTCGTCGGCCCAGGCCGTCGGCACCTTCTTCAAGCGGTCGACGAGACCACGCAGTTCGGCCGCCTTGCCGAGCATGTCCTCGGCCGAAAGCACCCGGAACCGCACCTCGTTGATCGACAAGAGATCGTCGATGTCGTTTACGACCGAGACCGAATCCTCGATCTCGCCATAGAGCGCATCCTTGATGGTAATCGCGTTGATCGCACGGCTGTTGGCGTTGAAGAACTCGTGCATCAGCGCGGCCGTGTTGGAAAAGCTCGTATGCACGACCGGCAGCTCCGCCTGCTCCGGCGTCATGATGATGAAGCGGCGGTTGACCCGGTTCGGATCGAGGTAGTCCCGATCCCCCAGTTCCTCGGCGATCTCGGGCGAAAAGCCGGTCATGTCGATGCTGAACTGGGTCAGCGCCGTCGATCGCAGGCCAAACCCTTCGAGCGCCTTGTTGTAGCGCGCGATCAGATGCGGCTCGGAGATATCGAGCAGCCGTCCATAGATGAGTTCCGCTTCAAGCAGGCGTTTCATCGGTCTGTTTTTCCTAGCATCACCCCTGCCACCGGCCGTCGCGTTTCATCGCCTCGATCTCGCGGATCGCCTTTTCGCGCTGGCGCTCGCGGCGGATGATGTCGGTGACGGCGGCATCGTCCGACTTGTCGGTGTAGCGGAATTCGCTGTCGGCGTAGCGGTTGATCTCCTGCAGCACCATGTCGATGGTGATCGGACCCCGCAGCGCCTCGATCATCGCTTTCTTCTCGTCATAGCCCTTGTGCATGAAGGAGCCGGCGTCCTTGAACCAGTCATCCGGCAGTTCCACGTCCATTGCTCTCAGCTTGATCGCGTCGGTGATGTTCTTGATCGCCCGACCGGTAAAGCGCGGCTCGGCCTCCTTGATCATGTGCAGATAGGCGCCGACATCGGCCAGCGAGGCGATCGCGCCCTTCTCCTTCTCGTAACGCTCCCAGACAGCGACGAGGCCATCTTCCTTCGGCCGCGCGTGCTCAGCATAGGACTGAGCAACCGCGCGTTTGATCTCCTGCCCCTCGAAAAGCTGGTGCTCGCCAAGCGGGATCTTGTGGTTCTTGCCGACGAGCAGCGCGAAGATGTCGATGTAGTCGTCTTCGGTCTGCGGCCCATCGACCAGCCAGCGGGCGCCAGCGCGCTGGCGCAGCGCATCGTCGACATTCTCCGGGTAGTTGGAGAACATGCCGAAGGTGCAGTTGCCGCGCACCACGGTAGAGGCGCCGGCAAAGCTCTCCATCAACACCGCCGTCACCTCGTGCTGGCCGGCAGAGGCTCGATCGTCGGAGCGCTTCGCCGCCACCTGGTCGACATCGTCGATCGTGCCGAAACCGATCGCCCGCGGATTGATGACGTTGTTGACGAACTCCTTGCAGTTTTGCCCGGACTTGCCCTGATAGGAGGAGATCTGGTCGACGCCGAAGTTCTCGTAGTGGAAGGCGTAGCCGGCGATCTCGCAATAATCGTTGAGCATGCCGGCCAGCATCTGGATCAGGATCGTCTTGCCGGTGCCCGGCATGCCGTCGCCGATGAAGGTGAAGAGGAAGCCGCCGAGCTCGACGAACGGGTTCATCTGCCGGTCGAAGTCGTAGGCCATCAGCATCTTGGCAAGCTTCAGCGCCTGATACTTGGCGATGTGGTTGCCGATGATCTCCTCGGGCTTCTTGAAGGTCATGACCAGCGGCTTGCGCTTCTGGCCGGGTGCGACGTCCAAACCGTTCAGCGTAAAATCGTCCTGGTCGAGCCGGATATGCACGGTCTCGAAGCTCTGCAGCCCGGTAAAGCGCGCCTTGCGGGCAATCAGCCCTTCAATCGCCACCCGCGAGAAGGCCCGCGCCCGGGCGGTCAGCGCCAGATCATCGGGGGCCCCGGCAAGACCGCGATCGAGCGCCGAAATCAGGCTCTTCAGCGCGTCCTGCGGCGTGTCGAACAGGAAGTCGGGCTCGACAGCATCGTCGACCGGCTCGCCCTCGCCCGCCAGGGTCGCGCCGAGATAGGCAGCGAGTGTGAAGGCCGCGACGTAAGCCGAAGCCGACAGCAGCGCCTTGAACTGGTTCGCCTCCTCTCCGCCAAGCGGCGAGGTGGCGTTCTTCGCCTGCAGCTGTTCGAGGCTCGTCTGGCGGGCAAAGACATCGGCAACGGCCAGCGCCACCTGGATGCCGCGGCGCGTCCGGTAGAGCACGGCGTGCTGGGCCGGAGAGAACATCGGGTCGCCCTGGCGCACCGCCTGGATCGTCTTCGTCAGCTCCACCTCGCGCGTGCGCCGCTGGCCGCCAGTCGAAACTGTCGACACGAAGCGCCGGCCGGTGCCGGCAAGCGACGTTCCGGCGGCGGCATCTTCCCGCTCCAGGATGATGAGCTTCGTCACCAACCCTTGCGCCACCGCCTGGTGCTTGGCGATGTCGTCCTCGTGCAGCGTCGTCAGCCCCGTATTGAGTGTCATCGTCAAACCTCGCTCACGACCTGGTTGCCCGAAATGACATGCACCTTGTAGTCGCCGAACACCTGTTCCGCCTCGCCGGCGGCATAGAGCGCCTGGTAGGCGTCGTGCGGCACCAGCGCGTGCTTCTCGTAGGAAGAAACCCCCATGCGCGTCGCTTCCAGATTGGCGGTGTCGATGTGGAATTCTTCCTGCGCCGGGGTCGACGACCAGAAGCCGCGCTTGGCCGGCCGCTCCGATTTCGAGAAGACCTCCTGCACCGTCCAGGTCAGGAGCCAGGCGTTCTCGGTCTTGCGTACCTTCGAGAGGATGTCGTTGATGCGCGCATTGTTCTCGGTGATCCCGGCCGAGTAGAACGGCCCGAGCACGATGCGACGCAACTGCTTCGGATGCAGCTCGTCAAAATCCTTGTCGAGATTGGTGGCGATCGTCACCGGTGTCAGCGAATAGCTGCTGTTCTTGGACGCAAAATCGTCAAAGCGGCTGGCAAGCTCCGGATTGAGCAGGCCGCCAACCGGCAGAGGAATTTCCACCTGCGGGTTGAGCTTGCCATCAGCGGTCACCAGCATGTCGACGATCTTTTCCGAGGAATCCTCGATCGTCGCCATGTAGACCATCGGCAGAGTATTGGCCCCGTCGAAGGCGCCCCAGCTCACGATATAATAGGGCCGCATCGTCTTGGAATTGACGGCGACACGGATGGTCTCCGGCAGGATGAAGGGCGAAAAGATCTCGCCCTTGCCGATCTGCTCCAGATAGAGCCGCTCGGCCATGCGCGTCTGCAGCGCTTCCGGAAACGCCTTCTGCCTCAAGATGAAGTCGACCATCTCGTCGCGCAGCGCATCGGCCGATGGAATATCGGCCAGGCGCTTCGTCGCCGTCTGGCGATCGTTCTCCAGTTCCAGCACGTTCTGAAAGACCGGAAAGCCGCTTTCGGCGCGCGAAATCCGGAACTGGTCGACGAAGCCGATCCGGTTCTCCCAGCAGTCGATCGAGGCCTTCAACCGACCAAGATAGGGAACGATCACTTCACCGACGACGGTGTTGCGATAGAGCGGCGAGTTGCGGTCGCCGAGAAAGAGCTCAAGCCCGGCGAGTGCCGCGTGGATCGACGCGAAATACTGTGCGACAGCGGATGAAGCCGCGACCTTCATGCAAATCCCCGTGGCGCGTGCCGAAAGGCAAACTCGGTTCGGATCATGCGCCGCCCGTTCACTGCTTCACGTAATTGGCAGTGTTGTGCTTGTCCATGACAGCCTGGAAGCGGCGGGCAAAGGCATCGTCTGCCAGCTTCTTGCGGCGCTGGATATCCTGCGTTGAAAGCATGTTCTTTTCATGCATTTCCAGGAGATCGCCGATGTGGCGTTGCGCTGCGGCACCGATGCCGGCCATCGTCTCCTCGGCGGCCGTATCGACCTGGCTGCCGAGCGTGTTGATCTTGTGGGCGACGTCCTGCTGGGCGGCGGTCTTCAGCGAATCTTCCAGCGCCTTGTAGAGCACGATGCGCTGCTCGGTATCGATCGTCAGCTTGTTGATCAGCGTGTTCTGCGCGGCGATCTGGTTGTTGAGCGAATCGACGAAGGTCTGGAACATCGAGGTATAGCGCTCGAGCGTCTGGCTCTCGGCCAGCAGTTCCTGTTCCTTGGCCTGCTTCTCATTATATTCGGTCGCAAGCGCGGAGCGCTCGCCTTCGAGCTCGGTGCGCACCTTCTGCTCGATCGAGGCGGCGATGCGGTTTTCGATGTCGAGCAGCAGCGGGTTCAGTTCCTCGATGCGCTTCTGCACCGCTTCGAGGTTCGCCATCGTGCCCTTGCGGCGCTCGATCACCTGGATCAGGCTCTGCTCCGAAGTCTTGTAGCGCTGGTCGAGGATCGACTTCTGTTCCTTGAGGATGCCGACGATCATGTCGGACTTGGAAAGCAGTTCCTGCAGGTTGCCGGCAAGCGACATGTTGCGCACGCGGTCGGTGCGCATGCGCTGCATCTTCTGCTTGGAGAAGATGCCGATGAACTTCTCGTAGCCCGTATAGTTCTTCATGCTCTCGAATTCGGAGCCGAAGACATTGGTCGCGTCTTCGAGGCCGATGATCAGGTCGGCGATGTTGGCTTCCATCACCTTTTGCTGGTTGATCACGTCCTGGATGCGGGCATTCTCGATGTCGAAATTGACGTCGCCAAGCTTGGTTTCGGCCTTGGCGAACTGTTCGAGCACGACACCTGATTGTTCGAGCTTGCCGCGCATCTGCTCGACCACGCCCTTCGTCTTTTCGATCTCCGCGTCAAAATTCTGAAGAGTCGCCATGTCCTGCCCCTCGGTCCACCGCGGCGATATCCGCCAGCCCGGCTGAATTATTCAGCCTTCGATTGCAGTTATATAAAGGGTGTTTACCGAAAGAGAACAAGCCTTTCCCGGCAGCTTTTTGATCAGCCACCACAGCGAAGTGCTTGAGATATCGACGGCATTGCCGCGCGCAGGTCCAGGAAAGATGGGAAACGGCTTTCCGTCCGGGGTTTGCGTCGTCCCTATTTGGCAGCCGGCGACGCCTTCAAATAGGCAATCACGTCGGCGATGTCCTGCGGCTTCTTCAGACCGGCAAAAGCCATCTTGGTGGCACCGACCATTGCCTTGGGGCTCAGCAGGTATTCGCTCAACGTCGCCTCGTCCCAGACGCGACCCTCAGCGCCAAAGGCCTTCATTGCATCGGAGTAGTTGTAGTCGGCGACGGATGCGGCCGGACGTCCGACGACACCCATGAGGCTTGGGCCGACGCGGTTTGTCGGCTCGCTTGCCGTGTGACAGGCCGCGCATTTGCGAAAGACGGCAGCGCCAGCCGTAGCGTCGCCGCCGGCATGGGCGACCGTTACGCCAAGACAGAGTGTGCCAAGACAGAGCGTGATGGAAAGGCTGGTGACGAGACGCAACATCTAAGACCCCTGGCGTGCGATAGAGCGGAGAATGACATCGCGCGCGTGGCGGTTTCAAGCCGCCACGACGCCGCACTCACTCGCAGCGCATCAGGTCGTCCCAATGGCGCCGGCAATAGGAGACATATTTCTCGTTGCCGCCAACCTCGACCTGGGCGCCCTCGCGCGCGACCTTGCCCTCACCGTCCAGGCGCACGACCATCGTCGCCTTGCGGCCGCAATGGCAGATGGTGCGCACTTCGCGCAGCTCGTCGGCAATCGCCAGCAGCGCCATCGAGCCCGGAAACAGCTTGCCCTGGAAATCCGTACGCAGACCATAGGCCATGACCGGAATGCCGATGCGGTCGGCGACGCGGGCGAGCTGCCAGACCTGCCCCTCATTGAGGAACTGCGCCTCGTCGACGAAGATGCAGGCGATCTCGCCTTCGCCATCCGAGTGCAACCGATCGATCAGCCCATAGAGATCGTCGTCGCCGTGAAAGGGAATGGCGTCCGCACCAAGACCAATGCGGGAGGAAATGCGGCCGACGCCGCCCCGGTCGTCATGGGCGGCGATCAGCATCACCACGCGCATGCCGCGCTCCTGGTAGTTGTAGGAGGCTTGCAGGAGCATCGTGCTCTTGCCCGCATTCATCGTCGCATAGCTGAAATAGAGTTTGGCCATAGTCACCGCGTCCGGTTTTTCCGTTTTTTGGGTAATGACGAGGCTTGGCCGGGAAGGCCAGAGCCCGTTTGCAGCACCCACAGTTTTTCGGCGGACTAGACTATTTCGTGGACATTGCGACATCGAGCGTCGCATCGTGCACCCCGCCAGCATATTGACGCAATACACTTCCTCCGACATCAAAGCGCTTGAATTCGCTATCCAATGGTGTTTGGCTAAAACAATAATCGAGGCAGGGGAACGACAACGATGAAAAAACGACTCTCTCTCAAACTGATACTGGCAGGCGCCGTTTCGGTCGTCGCCATCACCGCTCAGCAGGCTGCAGCTGCCGAGCCGGAAAGCTGTGGCACCGTCCGTTTCTCCGACGTCGGATGGACGGATATCACCGCGACCACTGCCACCGTTTCCACCGTTCTAAAGGGCCTCGGCTACCAGACCGACATCAAGGTTCTCTCGGTTCCGGTCACCTACACCTCGCTCAAGAACAAGGACATCGACGTCTTCCTCGGCAACTGGATGCCGACCCAGGAAAACGATGTTCGTCCCTTCCTCGACGACAAGTCGGTCGAATCCTTCGGGCCGAACCTGGTCGGTGCCAAGTACACGCTGGCGACCAACGCCAAGGGCGCCGAGCTCGGCATCAAGGACTTCAAGGATATCGCCACCAAGAAGACCGAACTCGACGGCAAGATCTACGGCATCGAGCCGGGTAATGACGGCAACCGCTTGATCATCGACATGGTCGACAAGGATACCTTCGGCCTCAAGGGCTTCGAAGTGGTCGAATCCTCCGAGCAGGGCATGCTGGCGCAGGTCGCCCGTGCCGAAAAGGACGGCGCGCCGGTTGTCTTCCTCGGCTGGGAACCGCATCCGATGAACGCCAACTTCAAGCTGACCTATCTTTCGGGTGGCGACGACATCTTCGGCGCCAATTTCGGCGGCGCGGAAGTCTTCACCAATGTGCGCGCC from Ensifer adhaerens includes the following:
- a CDS encoding formate--tetrahydrofolate ligase gives rise to the protein MAEVKSDIEIARAAKKKPILEIGAALGIPPEDLLPYGHDKAKISADFIARQRGKKNGHLILVTAINPTPAGEGKTTTTVGLGDGLNRIGKKAIICIREASLGPCFGVKGGAAGGGYAQVVPMEDMNLHFTGDFHAITSAHNLLAALLDNHIYWGNEQNIDVRRISWRRVMDMNDRALRNIVGSLGGIANGYPRETGFDITVASEVMAILCLSADLRDLEQRLGNIIIGYRRDKSPVFARDIKADGAMAVLLKDAIQPNLVQTLENNPAFVHGGPFANIAHGCNSVIATTTALKLADYVVTEAGFGADLGAEKFFDIKCRKAGLKPDAAVLVATVRAIKMNGGVKKDDLGKENLEALRKGCANLGRHVQNVKKFGVPVIVAINHFTSDTEAEVQAIKDYVATLGAEAVLCRHWAEGSAGIEELAMKVAALAEGGHSQFSPLYPDDMSLFHKIETIAKDIYHASEVIADKSVRDQLRSWEDQGYGHLPICMAKTQYSFSTDPNLRGAPTGHAVPIREVRLAAGAGFIVVITGEIMTMPGLPKVPSSEKIFLNDQGYIEGLF
- a CDS encoding DUF2333 family protein; the protein is MFDPIVAFFQRVFTAIGRGIGLVVAWLLWPFVAAGNWYRQRSWLLKGPIGLILIGLVLFYGYFIWQTQAWTNFNEDYIDQYKLAERKVPAGSPMSGPGATSTGQSTTGGTANNLAGVATQPMESTPEALAAVQLPAGTVCQTSAIVDVTADLIDFNVNENAWISSMLLYKVGLFGLDWDDTPWLDNKASFQRGVNQAIRRTSVELVDSLGRMRGTSGINNALQSARGNMQFDEETWYFGINPFGPKTPTPSFYRAAMKDLRSFNTSLSKCEAIFDGRSDNLVEFLDRVANDLGNTSAILRERSENHNGGWFDTRADDRFWFAYGQLYGYYGILSAAGADFDNVVAQRGLLPIWTETIKQLRAALRIQPWIISNGEEAGWIMPTHLATMGFYTLRVRSNIVEMRDILAR
- a CDS encoding DUF6638 family protein, producing the protein MKRLLEAELIYGRLLDISEPHLIARYNKALEGFGLRSTALTQFSIDMTGFSPEIAEELGDRDYLDPNRVNRRFIIMTPEQAELPVVHTSFSNTAALMHEFFNANSRAINAITIKDALYGEIEDSVSVVNDIDDLLSINEVRFRVLSAEDMLGKAAELRGLVDRLKKVPTAWADDEMLTRMVELAKQTGDIRQNALVPDQLVFHHEAFWANHFGGVYVFLDDKTTTVICDPSVPGFRRSRPWQVSYIAINDHARIYDFLASTKRLQLPQASWVEDSGLYQHRADMVVRGLINESDPTADLANADRIWLQTWMHRYAAAVAKDGAYPFLQEMIRTVAATGTIRMQDVAPANRFMLVRAAPTHPDQWLVNRLISQLVPRDFVSRFVFDKQGFYDAYERYSETFKEYVVATLTGTYLKDKAAFRHKLYGLREE
- a CDS encoding AAA family ATPase; protein product: MTLNTGLTTLHEDDIAKHQAVAQGLVTKLIILEREDAAAGTSLAGTGRRFVSTVSTGGQRRTREVELTKTIQAVRQGDPMFSPAQHAVLYRTRRGIQVALAVADVFARQTSLEQLQAKNATSPLGGEEANQFKALLSASAYVAAFTLAAYLGATLAGEGEPVDDAVEPDFLFDTPQDALKSLISALDRGLAGAPDDLALTARARAFSRVAIEGLIARKARFTGLQSFETVHIRLDQDDFTLNGLDVAPGQKRKPLVMTFKKPEEIIGNHIAKYQALKLAKMLMAYDFDRQMNPFVELGGFLFTFIGDGMPGTGKTILIQMLAGMLNDYCEIAGYAFHYENFGVDQISSYQGKSGQNCKEFVNNVINPRAIGFGTIDDVDQVAAKRSDDRASAGQHEVTAVLMESFAGASTVVRGNCTFGMFSNYPENVDDALRQRAGARWLVDGPQTEDDYIDIFALLVGKNHKIPLGEHQLFEGQEIKRAVAQSYAEHARPKEDGLVAVWERYEKEKGAIASLADVGAYLHMIKEAEPRFTGRAIKNITDAIKLRAMDVELPDDWFKDAGSFMHKGYDEKKAMIEALRGPITIDMVLQEINRYADSEFRYTDKSDDAAVTDIIRRERQREKAIREIEAMKRDGRWQG
- a CDS encoding c-type cytochrome — its product is MLRLVTSLSITLCLGTLCLGVTVAHAGGDATAGAAVFRKCAACHTASEPTNRVGPSLMGVVGRPAASVADYNYSDAMKAFGAEGRVWDEATLSEYLLSPKAMVGATKMAFAGLKKPQDIADVIAYLKASPAAK
- a CDS encoding thymidine kinase; the encoded protein is MAKLYFSYATMNAGKSTMLLQASYNYQERGMRVVMLIAAHDDRGGVGRISSRIGLGADAIPFHGDDDLYGLIDRLHSDGEGEIACIFVDEAQFLNEGQVWQLARVADRIGIPVMAYGLRTDFQGKLFPGSMALLAIADELREVRTICHCGRKATMVVRLDGEGKVAREGAQVEVGGNEKYVSYCRRHWDDLMRCE
- a CDS encoding choline ABC transporter substrate-binding protein; the protein is MKKRLSLKLILAGAVSVVAITAQQAAAAEPESCGTVRFSDVGWTDITATTATVSTVLKGLGYQTDIKVLSVPVTYTSLKNKDIDVFLGNWMPTQENDVRPFLDDKSVESFGPNLVGAKYTLATNAKGAELGIKDFKDIATKKTELDGKIYGIEPGNDGNRLIIDMVDKDTFGLKGFEVVESSEQGMLAQVARAEKDGAPVVFLGWEPHPMNANFKLTYLSGGDDIFGANFGGAEVFTNVRAGYTTECPNVGKLLTNLKFSLQMENEIMGKILNDGQEPDKAAEEWLKANPTAVDPWLAGVTAKDGGDGLAAVKAALGL